From Deltaproteobacteria bacterium:
GCGGCGGGCGCGCGACCGCGTGCGAGCTGAACGTCGCGGACCCCGCTTCGATCGACGCGTGCGTCGCCGGCGTTCTCGCGAAGACGCTGCGACTTCACGTCCTCGTGAACAACGCGGCGATCGCGTGGGCGGCGCCGACGCTCGAGTTTCCGCTCGAGGCCTGGGACAACAGCTTCGCCGTGAACGTGCGCGGCCCGTTCTGGCTCGCGCGCCAAGTCGCGCGGAATATGCGCGACAAAGGTGGTGGCTCGATCGTGAACGTGAGCTCGCTGAACGCGTTCTTCGGCGCGAGCGAGGGCGAGCAGCCGATCGCGGCGTACATGGCGAGCAAGGGCGCAGTCGAGGCGATGACGCGCGACCTCGCGCTGAAGCTCGCCGAGCACCGCATCCGCGTGAACTCGCTCGCGCCCGGGCCGTTCGACACGGACATGCTGAATCACCTGCGCCGCGACCCCGCCGCACTCGCGCACCACAACGCGCAGGTGCCGCTCGGCCGACCCGGCGGCGCGGACGACATCAAAGGCGCGGCGCTGTTCCTCGCGAGCGACGCGAGCGCATTCGTCACGGGCGCGTGTCTGCGCGTCGATGGCGGCGTGAGCGCGGTGTACCCCGTGCGAAAGCGGAGTTGAGCGTGGACGCAGCGCTGCGCGTGCAGCTCGCGGATGCGAGCCATCTCGTCGCAGTTCAGGGCGACACACTCGCTGGGCGGCTCGAGTTCTTCGTCGCCCCACCGTTCGAGCTCGTGCTCTTCCATCCCACGCACGTCGAAGCCGCGGCGCTCGCTCGAGTCGTCAGCGCGCTTGCCACCGCCGCGAGGTCGCACGCGGCCGGGCTCGGAGCCGCGCGGCTTCGCTGGATCCTCGAAGACCGCGGCGACCACGCGGAGGCGCTCGTCGCGCTCGCTCCGCAGCTCGGCTTCAGCCACGACGTGACGAAGGTGCTCGTGCGCGCCCCGATCGAACGAGTCGTCGCAGCTGGCGGCGCGGCGCTGCGGGCAAAGACCGTGCTCTCGCCCGCGCGCGGCTCGAAAGACCCTGAGCTGATCGAAGCGCTCGCGGAAGTGTTGGCGACGTCCGTTACGGAGTCCGATCGCAAGACGGACGCGACAGAGTTCCTCGCGCAGATGGAGGAGCGCTGCCGGGCCGACGAGGTGTTCTTCCCCGAAGACTGGCAGCTCGCCCGCGTCGGCGAGCGCGCGGCTGGGTTCGTGCTGCCCGCGTTTGCCGACCGAAGCCGCCAGCCGGCGACGAATCTCTACCTCGGCGTGCTGCCGTGGGCGCGCTCGCGCGGCCTCGCGCAGGCGATGGCGTCGCGCGGCATGCGCGCAATGCAGGGGCGCGGCGCGACTCGCTACGTCGACTCCTGCGACGTGCGCAACGCACCGATGCGCAGCGTCTTCGCGCGCCTCGGCTGCAGTCGCATCGCGACGCAAACGATCTTCACCGCCCCGGTGATCGCCTAATGACTGAACTCAGTAGCGATGCCCCGCGATCTCGGCGCCCTGCTCTGCGAGCCGCTCCAGCACGCGCTCGCGCAGCTGCGCCGTCGCGATCTTCTGGGAGCCGGTGAGCGCCACGTCGCGCGCGTCGAAGGCGAGCACGAGGCGCGGCTGCTTGTAGGCGGCGAGCTGCGGGCGCAGGAATTCGCGCAGCGCGGCGAGGTCGAGCGCGCGCGCGCGGACGCCCTCGGTCGTCACCACGCACAGCACGAGCACC
This genomic window contains:
- a CDS encoding glucose 1-dehydrogenase, giving the protein MHVRELFNLSGRSALVTGASRGIGRWIAEGLAEAGAHVFVASRKLAACEEVAAAIRASGGRATACELNVADPASIDACVAGVLAKTLRLHVLVNNAAIAWAAPTLEFPLEAWDNSFAVNVRGPFWLARQVARNMRDKGGGSIVNVSSLNAFFGASEGEQPIAAYMASKGAVEAMTRDLALKLAEHRIRVNSLAPGPFDTDMLNHLRRDPAALAHHNAQVPLGRPGGADDIKGAALFLASDASAFVTGACLRVDGGVSAVYPVRKRS
- a CDS encoding GNAT family N-acetyltransferase, whose translation is MDAALRVQLADASHLVAVQGDTLAGRLEFFVAPPFELVLFHPTHVEAAALARVVSALATAARSHAAGLGAARLRWILEDRGDHAEALVALAPQLGFSHDVTKVLVRAPIERVVAAGGAALRAKTVLSPARGSKDPELIEALAEVLATSVTESDRKTDATEFLAQMEERCRADEVFFPEDWQLARVGERAAGFVLPAFADRSRQPATNLYLGVLPWARSRGLAQAMASRGMRAMQGRGATRYVDSCDVRNAPMRSVFARLGCSRIATQTIFTAPVIA